A genomic stretch from Coffea arabica cultivar ET-39 chromosome 10c, Coffea Arabica ET-39 HiFi, whole genome shotgun sequence includes:
- the LOC113713557 gene encoding 12-oxophytodienoate reductase 2-like — protein MGKKIDNGQEEQPIPLLTPYKMGPFQLSHRVVLAPLTRQRSYGNVPQPHAALYYSQRTTEGGFLITEATGVSDTAQGYPDTPGIWTKEQVEAWKPIVDAVHAKGGIIFCQLWHVGRVSNYGAQPHGQAPISSTDKEITPHLPTSTTGYDIKFSPPRRLRKEEIPDIVNNFRLAALNAIEAGFDGVEIHGAHGYLIEQFLKDKANDRTDEYGGSIENRCRFALEIVEALSNAIGPHRVGIRLSPFTDFMDCADSNPKALGLYMAEALNKYGILYLHMVEPRIRVNENSKRHDDSLLPMRKAFKGTFLAAGGYLREDGNEAIAENRADLIVYGRWFLSNPDLPKRFELNAPLTKYDRATFYISDPVIGYTDYPFLETTTA, from the exons ATGGGGAAGAAGATTGATAATGGGCAGGAAGAGCAACCAATTCCTTTACTAACTCCATATAAAATGGGGCCTTTCCAGCTTTCTCATAG AGTTGTTTTGGCACCTCTGACAAGGCAACGATCATATGGAAATGTACCACAGCCCCATGCTGCATTGTACTACTCTCAAAGAACTACCGAAGGCGGTTTCCTGATAACTGAAGCCACAGGAGTTTCTGACACAGCCCAAGG GTATCCAGATACACCTGGTATCTGGACAAAGGAACAAGTTGAGGCCTGGAAACCCATTGTCGATGCGGTCCATGCCAAAGGCGGTATAATCTTTTGCCAGCTTTGGCATGTGGGAAGAGTTTCTAATTATG GTGCTCAGCCTCATGGACAGGCTCCAATCTCATCTACAGATAAGGAAATAACTCCCCACCTTCCAACAAGTACTACTGGTTACGATATAAAATTTTCACCTCCTCGAAGGTTGAGGAAAGAAGAGATTCCTGATATTGTCAACAATTTTAGGCTTGCTGCACTTAATGCTATTGAAGCTG GTTTTGATGGGGTGGAGATCCATGGGGCTCATGGCTATCTAATAGAGCAATTCTTGAAAGACAAAGCGAATGACAGAACGGACGAATATGGAGGTTCTATAGAGAACAGGTGCAGATTTGCTCTGGAAATAGTTGAAGCTCTTTCCAATGCAATAGGGCCTCATAGAGTTGGGATAAGGCTGTCACCCTTCACAGATTTCATGGATTGTGCTGATTCAAATCCAAAAGCTTTAGGCCTTTACATGGCTGAAGCCTTGAATAAATATGGGATTCTGTACTTGCACATGGTTGAGCCTAGAATCAGGGTCAATGAAAACTCTAAACGTCATGATGATAGTCTTTTGCCCATGAGAAAGGCGTTCAAAGGAACTTTCTTGGCTGCTGGTGGTTATCTAAGGGAAGATGGCAATGAAGCTATAGCAGAAAATCGGGCCGATCTAATTGTTTACGGACGTTGGTTCTTGTCCAACCCTGATTTGCCCAAAAGGTTTGAGTTAAATGCTCCTCTGACCAAGTATGACAGAGCTACTTTTTATATATCCGATCCTGTTATTGGCTACACTGATTATCCATTTCTCGAGACCACGACTGCCTGA